TGTTATTTTATAAGAAGGAAAATGAAGGTAGACAAGCAGCCAGCTGAGAGATAGCAGGAGCGGATGAAAGAACAGATGAAAGTTgcatctattgttgttgttatacatTCTCAGTATATGAATAAAGAAtaaatctcagggaccgccttctgccgcacaaatcccagtgaccaattaggtcccacagagtgggccttctccgggtcccgtcaactaaacaatatcgtttggcgggacccaggggaagagccttctctgtggcggccccggccctctggaaccaactccccccagagattagaatagcccccacccttcttgcctttcgtaagcttcttaaaacccacctctgtcgtcaggcatgggggaactgagatattctttccccttaggcttctacaatttatgtatggtacgtttgtatgtatgattggttttaaaataagagtttttagctgctttagtattggattgtcgcatgttgtttttaccactgttgttagccgccccgagtctacggagaggggcggcatacaaatccaataaaatgaaaaatgaaaatgaaatgaaatacttTTAGTGGGGGTATATGTAATAAAAGGTATAACCATTTAAAACAGAGTGCACATTGTACATTGAAGTTGCATAAATTCTTATATAAGTAATATTTACAGATTTATTTCCTAAAATTTTACCTGTTTTTAGTAGAATTAACACTTGAGAAAAGCTTTGCTGAAAGATATTACCTGCAGGAATTGTAAACTGGATGCATAATGTTATAATACAAGGTCATAGGCTGTTtagtttaagtttcaagtttcaagttttattggatttatatgccgcccctctccgaaaactcggggcggctaacaacaatcataaacaatgtacaataaaatccaatactaaaagcaaatttaaaaccccttaatatataaaaaccaaacatactttACTTATTAAAATATACCAAGTTGAAATATATATGAATGTCTAGTGATTTTTGATAAGCACACATTTTTAAATCCACAATTGTTAGTGATGTTTCTGTTTTTACAGTAAATGAAGAGGTGAGAAGACCAGGAATGTCTATAGACATCTCTTCTGCATCAAAGTACTAAGCGCTGCAATTGAACCCAAATACAATGGCTGCTCTTATTGCTGAAAATTTCCGCTTTCTTTCACTCTTCTTCAAAAGTAAAGATGTGATGATTTTCAATGGCTTGGTGGCTCTGGGTACTGTCGGAAGCCAAGAAGTGTTCTCGGTGGTTGCATTCCACTGTCCATGTTCCCCAACTCGGAATTACATCTACGGTCTGGCTGCCATAGGAGTGCCTGCTCTGGCCTTGTTCGTGATCGGTGTGATCTGGAACAACCACACTTGGAACTTAGTGGCTGAATGTCACAAGCGAGGAACCAAGAACTTTTCTGCAGCAGCTAATTTCTTGATCTTTGGATCTGTCATGGGAAGGGCTGCGGTGGCTCCTATCACATGGTCAGTGATCTCACTACTTCGTGGAGAAGCCTATATCTGTGCCTTGAGTGAATTCCAGGATCCCACTACCCTGGATCGTTTTCCACCTGGCTATGGACCAGAAATCCTGGCCAGGTTTCCTTGTGAAGATGAGCCAGCCAACATGACACATTTTAAGGATGAAGTTACAAGACGATTAAGATATGAGTCAcaggtaatttatttattgatatgtttccccgaaaataagatccagttttatttgtttgtttatttattttattttattttattattttattattttattattttattttattattttattttattattttattttattttattttatttattattttattttattttattttattattttattttattttattattttattttattttattttattttattttatttattttattttattttatttattattttattttattttattttattttattttatttattttatttgtatgccgaccctctccgcagactcggggcagctaacaacaatgataaaaaacaacatgtaacaatccaatttaataaaacaactaaaaacccttattataaaaaccaaacatacacacaaacataccatacataacttgcaatggcctagaGGAAGGAAAATTTGGCTAGGGCTTGTTTTCAGGGTAGGttgtattttggggaaaataccatattaatttatttacacacatatatataatgtaGTGTTCCCTCGCCACTTCGTGGTTCACCTTTCGCAGACTCAGTGCATCACGGGTTTTTAAGATCATATGCATGTGTGGTCAAGAGCCCACAGTGTCTGCCAGAGCCAGCGGTGGGGTTCCACTGCaggtgagtggggggggggagtcttggCGGCCGGGATTCTAGGGCTGCCCAAGGGTCAGCAGATGTGGCAGAGCCGAGGGGGAAGCGGAAGGTTCACCGTCCTCTGCCTCGACGGCTTTTCTGCTCTGGACGGGATGAAGGGAAGCAAGGCGGGCCAGATTCCAACTCCCATGGTCCCCTACCTTGGGACTTGGAACGATAGGAGCCAAAGTCCCGCTCACCTGGGACTTTTGGAGGAAGCGGACGACCCCCTGAACAGAATGTCGTTTTATTGTTCCTACTTCGCGGATTTTCatttatcgcgggtggtcctggaatgtaaTGCCCGCAataaacgagggaacactgtataatatacagtagtacctcagtCTTTGTCAGTAATTTATCTGGAAGACACATTCAGTACTAAAACAGAGTCCTTGCATGTCAACTACTGGGTGGAAGGCGAAGAGTGGGACAAGATTTCTGCTTCAAAACATGTTGAATACCCAATTTGATAAGTTTTGAAGCAGTCGACGTATAATTACTATAATCATAAAGCAAAATCCATACATGAACTCCAATGCTCACTAATTCAGATTAACAACATGGCATGCTACAAACAAGTCATCAAAatgcaaaaaataacaaaaactgaATGTTGGCCCAGCCCACAGCAAAAACCaaagaataacaataaaaatcTTCCATAGCATGTTCCTTGCAAAAGCCTGCTTAAACAGGATAGTTTGGTAAACCCTATTCTTCATTGCAAGACAAATATGTTTATCCATctgaacatttttattttacCAAATGTTTTTAATGGTTTGTAAGAATATCTCCTAAATCTTAGTAGCCTCCAGAACAAGTACGAGAGTGCTCATGAAACAGTGAAATCCATTGGTTGCGTGGAAGTCCACGTAAACAAAACTGATTATTTTCAGATATTTAATCCATAAAAATCTTCAACTACCATTTAAATGCAAAGCTTACAGTTATTAACCAGTTTCAATGTGGAAAAAATGAAGATCGACTATAATTATTGTTTTCACCATTATCCACTTACAAATGTAACTGAACTTGATTAGAGTTTCAATTATACTTTGGAGTCTAATTTTttacttcaaataaaataaaataaaggtaccGGTAGGCTTTTTAAACAATCAAACTCGTTAAAAATCAAACCAATCCAAGCTGTGTCCTTATCTATATTTTCTTTCCCTTCAGCTCTTTGGATGGATGCTCATTGGTGGGGTGGCAGTTGTTGTGTTCATCACCAAGTGCCTGAAGCATTGCTGCTCACCCCTCAGCTACCGCCAAGAAGCCTACTGGAACCAATACCGCTCTAATGAAGCTAGGCTGTTCCATCAGACTGCTGAGGTACATTCCAAGATTGTGGCTGCCAACAGCGTCAAAAACTTCTTTGGATTTGTACATTTAGATAAAGAGGACCAGGAACTAGTCCAAGCATATAATGTTCAAAATGTTCAGCCCCGGATACAATGGGATGCCATCACTGGAGTCTACATCTATCGAGAGAATAATGGCTACCCTCTCTATAGCCGCCTGCATAAGTGGGCCAAAAATGTAATGGGAAACTCCTCTAATCCTGATAGCCAGGAAACAGCCTTCCTAGCTACCTAAtataggtagccctcaatttac
This genomic stretch from Erythrolamprus reginae isolate rEryReg1 chromosome 5, rEryReg1.hap1, whole genome shotgun sequence harbors:
- the CALHM2 gene encoding calcium homeostasis modulator protein 2, which translates into the protein MAALIAENFRFLSLFFKSKDVMIFNGLVALGTVGSQEVFSVVAFHCPCSPTRNYIYGLAAIGVPALALFVIGVIWNNHTWNLVAECHKRGTKNFSAAANFLIFGSVMGRAAVAPITWSVISLLRGEAYICALSEFQDPTTLDRFPPGYGPEILARFPCEDEPANMTHFKDEVTRRLRYESQLFGWMLIGGVAVVVFITKCLKHCCSPLSYRQEAYWNQYRSNEARLFHQTAEVHSKIVAANSVKNFFGFVHLDKEDQELVQAYNVQNVQPRIQWDAITGVYIYRENNGYPLYSRLHKWAKNVMGNSSNPDSQETAFLAT